In Arachis hypogaea cultivar Tifrunner chromosome 2, arahy.Tifrunner.gnm2.J5K5, whole genome shotgun sequence, a genomic segment contains:
- the LOC112731122 gene encoding uncharacterized protein isoform X2: MEVELEPRVKALPYKVKAMSRESPSQKALHVLDTDLRTHWSTATNTKEWILLELDEPCLLSHIRIYNKSVLEWEIAVGLRYKPETFQKVRPRCEAPRRDMIYPTNYIPCRYVRISCLRGNPIAIFFVQLIGVSVVGLEPEFQPVVNYLLPHIISHKQDPHDMHLQLLRDLTSRLLVFLPQLEADLTTFPDSPESSLRFISMLAGPLYPILHVVNERTSSKPSGNITDLDISKSSQPSTALTVSSNFEPRRSRSTSPLILSAHRAIVFRPDAIFVLLRKAYKDSDLGCVCRTAARIMQKFINPDTDQNVSNPQNDILSISEEKSKLELSSSFTLFDYSSLFGEEFRMPDEPWDCSYLNILDIAALEEGILNVLFSCASQTVLCSKLAERASDFWAVLPLVQALLPALRPLVSNPFEIVDETFSLWKQPIVQQALSQIVATATSDAYRPLLHACAGYLSSYSPSHARAACVLIDLCSGVLAPWMTQVIAKVDLALELMEDLLGVIQDAHNSLVHARAALKYILLALSGHMDDILGKYKEVKHRILFLVEMLEPFLDPAIAVSKSKIAFGNLPASFQEKQEHNCMIALNIIHIAVRKPAVLPSLESEWRHGSVAPSVLLSILEPHMPLPPDVDLCKSASKPAEPETVLSPLSSVFNGSSGFSKPNGQDESDGKSDVSETAGKSDSIEDRNLLFAPPELQNIALTKFSSIPSQNNSVANFGDMSAESSQMVEKHSTDVLLNDGRGFDYLNLQADYFQLLNYHDCELRASEFKRLALDFHSRSDITVESHDAAIDALLLAAECYVNPYFMLSIGASSKLVDLFNINARKTLQFHNIKQLNKASGTNKANLETVANLEGKRDKLVFHILLEAAELDRKYHSTISDGEDCPYFTEGFDEQVIKLSPHDIQYADALTLVRQNQALLCSFLIQRLRRDQISMHEILLQSLLYFLHSGTKLYCPPEHVIDIILKYAEDLNKMVSSFHQQLKEGSLHLAQERTQGVERRWLLLQQLVIASSGGDDKEKLITKIQNNCLSGNLIPFSAWMQRISQFSCSPYPLVRFLGWMAVSHNAKQYMKDRMFLASDLSQLSHLLSIFADDLAVVDSVVDGKYKDVKLEDSRGEHDSSAKREFEQCNQNRKDNSFRAIYPELWKFFPSVKKQFETFGEAILEAVGLQLRSVSSALVPDVLCWFSELCSWPFSFASSIGNENLKGYNAKNARAIILYILESIIVEHMEAMVPETPKLVQVLVSLSSSTYCDVSFLESVLRILRPIISYSLSKISHDERLSDGDSCLNFEELCFNVLFDKIKQKNEIEGNSDDNGYNVALAIFILASIFPDLSIHYKRDFLQCLLNWANFPDIEPTTSFYDYLSAFQCVMDNCKVLLVNTLKAFGLIPPQLPPFHHANDGDISDDNSKPKSWFLSDVSNTIIENDAHKIEMNNAIDDVDQCHLHSDDLESFSKDIEGLINELNPAIERCWNLHHQLTRKLTISAAECVVYLKSLTSVSQKFKSTEDYENSSPVKSSELSTHHWTTGLEGLSELILMLQENHCWEVSSLIVDCLLGIPSGFCLDNVIGTICSAIKKVCYSAPKISWRLQSDKWLSSLIARGIYYSQETELPLKELFCILLGHAEPEQRIIAIKHLGKLVGQYTNGERAVIYSKICSDLVPNKVSVSVPDHVLSHLVSNTWDEVVVLASSDSSLQIRVHAMALLSNYIPFAERQKLQSFLMAADTICCLHNTQQVHDGPVLQLSLALIACACLYSPVEDISLIPENVWRSIEELGSTKHDGKLGDIEKRTCQVLCRFRDEGDEAKMALKEVISSSSPKYCDPEFANTRESILQVLSNLTAVHSYFDIFSNKIDQDDMEVEEAELELDIIQKENTLPKQTKDAKDGNQIQSLPALEKDVSRLQQIRECIRSLEKSKLKEDILARRQKKLLIRHARQKYLEEATLREAELLQELDRERAAEMEKELERQRLLEIERAKTRELRHNLDMEKERNTQRELQREIEQAESGLRTSRRDYPSSTHSRPRERFRERENGRSAIEGSTRAGSGSLQPEIPSTSSSIGGSPSIVVSGPGHFPSSLPSYDLVIARMTAVAYTKKMLMEAGIRGYRQHWRSRTSVSF; the protein is encoded by the exons ATGGAGGTGGAGCTGGAGCCTCGAGTGAAGGCTCTTCCGTACAAGGTGAAAGCCATGTCCAGGGAGTCCCCTTCTCAGAAGGCACTTCACGTTCTCGACACCGACCTCCGCACTCACTGGTCCACCGCCACCAACACCAAGGAGTGGATTCTTCTCGAACTCGAT GAGCCTTGCCTATTGTCACACATACGGATTTACAACAAGTCTGTACTTGAGTGGGAAATTGCAGTTGGATTGCGTTACAAG CCTGAGACGTTTCAGAAAGTTCGACCACGTTGTGAAGCACCTAGACGTGACATGATCTACCCTACAAACTATATTCCATGTCGATATGTGAGGATATCTTGTTTGCGTGGGAATCCCATTGCCATTTTCTTCGTTCAG CTGATTGGAGTTTCTGTGGTTGGTCTTGAGCCCGAGTTTCAACCAGTTGTTAATTACTTGCTACCACATATTATATCACACAAACAGGATCCTCATGACATGCATCTCCAG TTATTGCGAGACTTGACGAGTCGGTTACTTGTATTTCTTCCACAACTAGAG GCAGACCTTACAACCTTTCCAGATAGTCCAGAGTCTAGCCTACGCTTTATATCCATGCTTGCGGGTCCTCTTTATCCCATTCTTCATGTGGTGAATGAACG GACTTCTTCAAAGCCTTCAGGAAATATCACAGATCTTGATATCTCCAAAAGTAGTCAACCCTCGACGGCTTTAACTGTTTCCTCTAACTTTGAG CCTAGGAGATCACGAAGTACATCACCTCTTATCTTGTCTGCGCATCGAGCCATAGTTTTTAGGCCAGATGCAATTTTTGTGCTACTGAGGAAGGCATATAAAGATTCTGATCTTGGATGTGTTTGTAGAACG GCAGCTAGAATTATGCAGAAGTTCATAAACCCTGACACCGATCAAAATGTATCTAACCCTCAAAATGATATATTATCTATTTcggaagaaaaatcaaaacttgaACTGTCGAGTTCTTTCACCTTATTTGACTATTCAAGCCTCTTCGGTGAGGAGTTCCGGATGCCAGATGAGCCTTGGGATTGCAGTTATCTTAATATATTGGATATTGCAGCACTGGAAGAAGGAATcttaaatgttttattttcttgtgcgTCACAG ACTGTCCTTTGCAGCAAGCTGGCAGAGAGAGCTTCAGACTTTTGGGCTGTGCTGCCACTTGTACAAGCTCTGCTTCCAG CTCTGCGCCCATTGGTGAGCAATCCTTTTGAAATTGTTGATGAGACTTTTTCGCTATGGAAGCAGCCTATTGTACAACAGGCCTTATCCCAG ATTGTCGCTACAGCAACATCAGACGCATATCGACCACTTCTTCATGCATGTGCTGGTTATCTCTCTTCATATTCACCATCTCAT GCTAGGGCTGCATGTGTGCTGATTGATTTGTGCTCTGGTGTGCTAGCACCATGGATGACTCAGGTGATTGCGAAG GTTGATCTTGCTTTGGAGCTGATGGAGGATCTTTTGGGTGTCATACAG GATGCCCACAATTCACTTGTTCATGCTCGTGCTGCCTTGAAGTATATCTTGCTTGCTCTGTCCGGGCACATGGATGACATTTTGGGGAAGTATAAG GAAGTTAAACACAGAATCCTCTTTCTTGTGGAGATGCTGGAGCCTTTTCTTGATCCCGCCATTGCTGTATCGAAAAGCAAAATAGCTTTTGGGAATCTTCCAGCTTCTTTTCAAGAAAAACAGGAACACAACTGCATGATTGCTCTAAATATCATCCATATTGCAGTACGAAAGCCAGCTGTACTACCTTCTTTGGAATCAGAGTGGAGGCATGGATCTGTGGCTCCTAG TGTGCTTCTCTCCATATTGGAACCGCACATGCCATTGCCACCTGATGTTGACCTCTGTAAGTCTGCCTCCAAACCAGCAGAACCAGAAACTGTATTGTCACCACTCTCATCTGTTTTTAATGGTAGTAGTGGTTTCTCTAAGCCAAATGGGCAAGATGAATCTGATGGAAAATCAGATGTTTCAGAAACAGCAGGAAAATCTGATTCCATTGAAGACCGCAATCTACTTTTTGCCCCACCAGAATTGCAGAATATTGCCTTGACCAAGTTTTCTAGCATTCCTAGTCAAAATAATTCTGTCGCAAACTTTGGGGATATGAGCGCCGAATCAAGTCAAATGGTTGAAAAACATTCCACTGATGTTCTCTTGAATGATGGTCGGGGTTTTGACTATTTAAACTTGCAAGCAGATTATTTTCAACTTTTGAACTACCATGATTGTGAGCTTCGTGCTTCTGAGTTTAAACGCTTGGCTTTAGATTTTCATTCTCGAAGTGATATTACTGTTGAAAGCCATGATGCTGCAATTGATGCATTGTTATTGGCTGCAGAATGCTATGTAAATCCTTATTTCATGTTGTCTATTGGAGCCTCTTCGAAACTTGTGGACCTTTTCAACATCAATGCAAGGAAAACATTGCAGTTTCACAATATTAAGCAGTTAAATAAGGCTTCTGGAACGAATAAAGCTAATTTGGAAACAGTAGCAAATTTAGAAGGAAAAAGAGATAAACTTGTTTTTCACATACTGCTTGAGGCTGCTGAATTAGATAGAAAATATCATTCAACAATATCTGATGGTGAAGATTGTCCTTATTTTACTGAGGGATTTGATGAGCAGGTTATCAAGCTGTCTCCACATGATATACAATATGCTGATGCTCTTACATTGGTTCGACAAAACCAAGCTTTGCTATGTAGCTTCCTAATCCAACGACTGCGGCGAGATCAAATCTCTATGCATGAGATTCTTCTGCAGAGTCTTTTGTATTTTTTGCACTCTGGCACCAAACTATATTGTCCTCCAGAGCATGTGATAGATATCATTTTAAAATATGCTGAAGACTTGAACAAGATGGTGTCATCTTTCCATCAGCAGCTAAAGGAAGGCAGTTTGCATTTGGCACAAGAAAGAACACAAGGGGTAGAGCGACGTTGGTTGCTGCTGCAACAACTTGTAATTGCTTCAAGTGGTGGAGATGACAAggaaaaattaataacaaaaatccaGAATAATTGCCTGTCTGGAAACTTAATTCCCTTTTCTGCATGGATGCAGAGAATTTCTCAGTTCTCTTGTTCACCATACCCTTTGGTTCGATTTTTGGGTTGGATGGCAGTATCTCACAATGCAAAACAGTATATGAAGGACAGAATGTTCCTTGCATCAGATCTGTCTCAGCTATCACACTTACTTTCGATTTTTGCTGATGATCTTGCTGTTGTTGATAGTGTTGTCGATGGAAAGTATAAAGATGTTAAACTTGAAGATTCCAGGGGCGAACATGATTCTTCAGCTAAAAGAGAGTTTGAACAGTGTAATCAAAACCGTAAGGACAACTCTTTCCGCGCAATCTATCCTGAGCTCTGGAAGTTCTTTCCTAGTGTGAAAAAGCAATTTGAAACTTTTGGGGAAGCTATTTTGGAAGCTGTTGGTTTGCAACTGAGATCTGTTTCTTCTGCTCTTGTGCCTGATGTTCTGTGTTGGTTTTCTGAGTTGTGCTCGTGGCCAttttcatttgcttcttcaattgGTAATGAAAATTTAAAGGGCTATAATGCAAAGAATGCAAGAGCTATAATCCTCTATATACTTGAGTCTATTATAGTTGAGCACATGGAAGCCATGGTTCCCGAGACACCTAAATTGGTGCAAGTGTTGGTTTCACTCTCAAGTTCTACATACTGTGACGTTTCATTTCTTGAATCTGTATTGCGTATATTGAGGCCTATCATTTCATATTCTTTGTCCAAGATCTCACATGATGAAAGGTTGTCGGATGGTGATTCCTGTCTTAACTTTGAGGAATTATGCTTCAATGTTCTATTTGATAAAATTAAGCAGAAGAATGAGATAGAAGGAAATTCTGATGATAATGGGTACAATGTAGCACTGGCTATATTTATTTTGGCATCAATTTTTCCTGACTTATCTATTCATTACAAGAGAGACTTTTTGCAGTGTTTATTAAATTGGGCAAACTTTCCTGATATCGAGCCAACCACTTCTTTCTATGATTATCTAAGTGCATTTCAATGTGTTATGGATAACTGCAAAGTCCTGTTAGTGAATACACTAAAAGCCTTTGGTCTTATTCCTCCTCAGCTGCCTCCTTTCCACCATGCGAATGATGGGGACATTTCTGATGATAACTCAAAGCCAAAGTCATGGTTTCTTAGTGATGTCTCTAACACTATAATTGAGAATGATGCTCATAAGATTGAAATGAATAATGCTATTGATGATGTTGATCAGTGCCATTTGCATTCTGATGATCTAGAGAGCTTTTCCAAAGACATAGAGGGTCTCATTAATGAGCTTAATCCAGCTATTGAGCGCTGCTGGAATCTTCATCATCAGCTAACCAGAAAACTGACAATAAGTGCAGCAGAGTGTGTTGTCTATTTAAAATCTTTGACATCAGTTTCTCAAAAGTTTAAGAGTACTGAAGATTATGAAAATTCTTCCCCTGTTAAATCATCTGAACTGTCCACACATCATTGGACAACAGGTCTTGAAGGCCTTTCTGAATTGATCTTAATGCTCCAAGAAAACCATTGCTGGGAAGTTTCTTCCTTGATAGTTGATTGTCTACTTGGAATTCCCAGTGGCTTTTGCCTGGATAATGTGATAGGCACAATTTGCTCTGCAATCAAGAAAGTGTGTTATAGTGCCCCGAAAATCTCATGGCGATTGCAGAGTGATAAATGGCTATCTTCTTTGATTGCGAGAGGTATCTATTACAGTCAAGAAACTGAACTTCCTCTAAAAGAACTATTCTGTATATTGCTGGGCCATGCTGAGCCTGAGCAACGAATTATAGCTATTAAACATTTGGGAAAACTTGTTGGCCAGTACACCAATGGAGAAAGAGCAGTTATATATTCTAAAATTTGCAGTGACTTGGTTCCAAATAAGGTTTCTGTATCTGTTCCAGATCATGTTCTCTCTCATCTGGTTTCCAATACATGGGATGAGGTCGTTGTACTGGCATCATCTGATTCCTCATTACAAATAAGGGTTCATGCAATGGCACTTCTTTCAAATTACATTCCATTTGCTGAGCGTCAAAAGCTTCAATCTTTTCTTATGGCAGCAGATACTATTTGTTGTTTGCATAACACGCAACAAGTGCATGATGGTCCTGTCCTACAACTTTCATTGGCACTTATTGCTTGTGCTTGCTTGTACTCACCAGTTGAAGATATTTCTTTAATTCCTGAAAATGTATGGAGAAGTATTGAGGAGTTAGGCTCAACAAAACATG ATGGCAAGCTTGGGGACATAGAGAAAAGGACTTGTCAAGTTCTGTGTAGATTTAGAGACGAGGGAGATGAGGCCAAAATG GCCCTGAAAGAAGTAATTTCGTCAAGTTCTCCAAAGTATTGTGATCCAGAATTTGCCAACACCCGTGAATCTATTCTCCAG GTCCTTTCCAACCTAACAGCCGTTCACTCGTACTTTgatatattttcaaataaaattgaccAAGATGATATG GAGGTAGAGGAGGCGGAGCTTGAACTAGACATTATACAGAAGGAAAATACACTACCAAAACAGACTAAGGATGCCAAAGACGGTAATCAGATTCAAAGTCTACCCG CCTTGGAAAAGGATGTTTCACGGCTTCAGCAAATCAGAGAGTGCATTCGTTCCCT AGAAAAGTCCAAGCTCAAAGAAGATATTCTAGCTCGTAGGCAAAAGAAACTACTTATAAGACATGCCCGCCAAAAGTATTTAGAAGAAGCAACTCTACGGGAGGCAGAACTTCTTCAAGAACTTGATAG GGAGAGAGCAGCTGAAATGGAAAAAGAGCTAGagagacagaggttgctggaaaTAGAGCGTGCTAAAACAAGGGAACTGCGTCACAATCTTGATATGGAGAAGGAGAGGAACACACAA AGAGAACTCCAGCGTGAAATAGAGCAAGCCGAATCAGGACTTCGAACATCTCGACGGGACTATCCTTCCTCCACTCACAGCAG ACCCCGGGAAAGATTTCGTGAGAGGGAAAACGGAAGGTCTGCTATCGAAGGCAGCACTAGAGCTGGATCTGGGAGCTTACAGCCGGAAATTCCCTCCACGAGTTCATCAATAGGAGGCTCACCATCAATTGTTGTTTCCGGTCCCGGTCATTTCCCATCCAGCCTACCATCTTACGATCTCGTGATAGCCAGGATGACAGCAGTAGCTTATACGAAGAAAATGCTGATGGAAGCCGGGATTCGGGGATACCGGCAGCATTGGAGATCCAGAACTAGTGTCAGCTTTTGA